From Triticum urartu cultivar G1812 chromosome 2, Tu2.1, whole genome shotgun sequence, a single genomic window includes:
- the LOC125535990 gene encoding uncharacterized protein LOC125535990: MAAPHRAFPDPPPMAAFRSGRHAAHLRLAVPPRLAAHPSFRFPTTPLPPPSKTRLPAAGAASPYAAALLRILALHSLFLLAPAARALPSLPHLILLPPVLAIISAVAILLIPSKSQPHPFPALRHLFRPSLLLAASLLLRLASLHLITDPGLIVLADSAGALLARALNRPSRRRVISVAAASVSLAAASPSHSVLLLVLPFASGLLSSVEHSVSARHVTRSRHARAAVFALAATFLSAPALAGLFFLGGTDTSDGVPIGQLWWLLLNAAVFGMALGRRQAYDSSSSSSRPSMNFAMTFVCTIVLELVYYPKLSLPGFLICGFVLWIASRELTSSGYVELGSTDESVYEAVMGPVRHILSERKSRKIAAFLLINTAYMFVEFASGFMSDSLGLLSDACHMLFDCAALAIGLYASYIARLPANGLYNYGRGRFEVLSGYVNAVFLVLVGALIVLESFERILEPREISTSSLLAVSVGGLIVNIIGLVFFHEEHHHAHGGSCSHSHSHSHNHGHEDHHHHHDHVHEDHHHHHDHVHQTADHEKTCSSHHGDTNKSHHQNHQHDSNNAENHHQHNHGCSHKHGHNGHMEHHQQGVDQAHQDCSSISSEQGLLEIPLINVHSHGAESQSCNGEVESPEIGNHGKTASRRHIDHNMEGIFLHVLADTMGSVGVVISTLLIKYKGWLIADPICSVFISIMIVASVLPLLRNSAEILLQRVPRSHEKDFEAALDDVKKINGVIGVHNVHLWNLTNTDIVGTFHLHISAGADKSVIRESASRIFQEAGVQDLTIQIECVER, translated from the coding sequence ATGGCCGCCCCTCACCGTGCTTTCCCCGATCCGCCGCCGATGGCCGCCTTCCGTTCTGGCCGACACGCTGCCCACCTCCGCCTGGCCGTACCACCGCGGCTCGCCGCCCACCCTTCCTTCCGCTTCCCCAccacgcccctcccccccccatCCAAGacgcgcctccccgccgccggcgccgctTCTCCCTACGCCGCCGCGCTCCTGCGCATCCTCGCGCTCCACTCCCTCTTCCTTCTCGCGCCCGCCGCCCGAGCGCTCCCCTCCCTGCCCCACCTCATCCTGCTTCCGCCGGTCCTCGCCATCATCTCCGCCGTCGCCATCCTCCTCATCCCCTCCAAGAGCCAACCCCACCCCTTCCCGGCGCTCCGCCACCTCTTCCGTCCCTCCCTCCTGCTAGCGGCGTCCCTTCTCCTCCGACTCGCCTCCCTCCACCTCATCACCGACCCCGGTCTCATCGTCCTCGCAGATTCCGCCGGCGCGTTGCTCGCCCGCGCCCTCAACCGTCCCTCCCGCCGCCGCGTGATCTCCGTCGCTGCCGCCTCCGTTTCGCTCGCGGCCGCATCACCTTCCCACTCCGTGCTTCTTCTCGTGCTCCCCTTTGCTTCCGGCCTCCTCTCCTCGGTCGAGCACTCTGTATCTGCGCGACATGTCACCCGCAGCCGCCACGCCCGTGCGGCCGTTTTTGCCCTCGCCGCCACCTTCCTCTCGGCGCCGGCACTTGCGGGCCTCTTCTTTCTTGGTGGCACTGACACCAGCGATGGTGTCCCGATTGGCCAGCTCTGGTGGCTGCTCCTTAATGCCGCTGTCTTTGGCATGGCCTTGGGGCGACGGCAAGCCTAcgacagcagtagcagtagcagcagaCCAAGCATGAATTTTGCAATGACCTTTGTGTGCACTATTGTTCTGGAGCTGGTGTACTACCCAAAGCTGTCGTTGCCGGGCTTCTTAATTTGTGGGTTCGTCTTGTGGATCGCCAGCAGGGAGCTGACTTCTTCAGGATATGTTGAGCTTGGGAGCACTGACGAGTCGGTGTATGAGGCTGTCATGGGGCCAGTCCGGCATATCCTTAGTGAACGCAAATCCAGGAAGATTGCTGCTTTTCTGTTGATCAACACAGCTTACATGTTTGTTGAGTTCGCCAGCGGTTTCATGAGCGATAGCCTTGGGCTGCTCTCTGACGCTTGCCATATGTTGTTTGATTGTGCTGCTCTGGCAATTGGGCTATATGCATCGTACATTGCGAGGCTACCTGCAAATGGATTGTATAACTATGGAAGGGGCAGGTTCGAGGTGCTATCTGGGTATGTTAATGCAGTGTTCTTGGTGCTTGTTGGGGCCCTGATTGTGTTGGAGTCGTTTGAGAGGATACTCGAGCCTCGGGAGATATCAACAAGTAGCCTTTTGGCAGTTTCTGTTGGTGGACTTATTGTAAATATCATTGGATTGGTTTTCTTTCATGAGGAGCACCATCATGCGCATGGCGGTAGCTGTTCCCACTCTCATTCACATTCTCATAATCATGGTCATGAAGATCACCATCACCATCATGATCATGTTCATGAAGATCACCATCACCATCATGATCATGTTCATCAGACTGCTGATCACGAGAAGACATGTTCCAGTCATCATGGAGACACAAATAAGAGCCATCATCAGAATCACCAACATGATAGCAACAATGCAGAGAATCATCATCAACATAACCATGGCTGTAGCCACAAGCATGGTCACAATGGCCACATGGAACATCACCAGCAGGGTGTAGATCAGGCTCATCAAGATTGCAGCAGCATCAGCAGCGAGCAAGGACTTCTTGAGATTCCACTGATAAATGTTCACTCTCATGGCGCAGAATCTCAGTCTTGTAATGGAGAAGTTGAATCGCCAGAAATCGGAAACCATGGCAAGACAGCAAGTCGGCGTCACATTGACCATAACATGGAAGGTATCTTCTTACATGTCCTAGCTGACACAATGGGAAGTGTCGGTGTTGTGATCTCGACCCTACTAATCAAGTACAAGGGATGGCTAATAGCAGATCCCATTTGCTCTGTATTCATTTCAATAATGATTGTGGCTTCTGTCCTTCCATTGTTGAGAAATTCTGCTGAAATTTTGTTGCAAAGAGTTCCAAGGAGCCATGAGAAGGACTTCGAAGCAGCACTGGATGATGTTAAGAAGATTAATGGTGTGATTGGAGTCCATAATGTTCATTTATGGAACTTGACAAACACCGATATTGTAGGCACTTTTCATCTTCATATATCAGCCGGAGCTGACAAGTCTGTTATAAGAGAAAGTGCTTCACGGATATTTCAAGAAGCTGGGGTTCAAGATTTGACTATCCAGATCGAATGTGTCGAAAGATAG